A single window of Rhizobium indicum DNA harbors:
- a CDS encoding TetR/AcrR family transcriptional regulator produces the protein MTQDISTKDQRPYHHGDLQRAIVEAALDVLSESQSTEFSLRELARRAGVSHNAPYKHFADKRELLGAVSAVGFELLAKRMDEATKELDSPRERLTAMARAYVSGGVNNPALYRLMFGGYLAGQDERRPAIERTAAYNMKALIVGAISDGALGRPIADTEANTRTIDGAILVFWSQMHGLTLLLADRLVGPSDKMEELTESVLQGMLDGLANCIPAIPSGVWVGPPLAE, from the coding sequence ATGACCCAAGACATTTCCACGAAAGACCAGCGCCCGTACCACCATGGCGACCTGCAGAGGGCGATCGTAGAGGCCGCCCTGGACGTCCTCAGCGAGTCTCAAAGCACGGAGTTTTCGCTTCGTGAGCTCGCACGTCGGGCGGGCGTCAGTCATAACGCCCCGTACAAACACTTCGCCGATAAGCGCGAATTGCTGGGAGCCGTCTCGGCGGTTGGGTTCGAACTGCTGGCGAAGCGGATGGACGAAGCGACCAAGGAACTCGACAGTCCGCGCGAGCGGCTGACAGCTATGGCGCGCGCATATGTCTCCGGCGGCGTCAACAATCCGGCGCTCTACAGATTGATGTTCGGCGGCTACCTCGCCGGGCAGGACGAAAGGCGCCCCGCGATCGAAAGAACGGCGGCTTACAACATGAAAGCCCTTATAGTTGGCGCGATCTCCGACGGCGCTCTCGGGCGCCCGATTGCAGATACCGAGGCCAATACCCGCACGATCGATGGGGCGATTCTTGTTTTTTGGTCCCAAATGCACGGTCTAACTTTGCTGCTGGCGGATCGCCTCGTCGGCCCCAGCGACAAGATGGAGGAGCTGACCGAGAGCGTCTTGCAAGGCATGCTCGACGGATTGGCGAATTGTATCCCTGCAATACCATCAGGCGTGTGGGTGGGTCCTCCGCTTGCCGAGTAG
- a CDS encoding TetR/AcrR family transcriptional regulator, which translates to MKRAGKKTSRAERKARRPHEILEAAFEEFAAKGYAATRVEDIATRLRVTKGTVYLYFPTKDVLFQEMFRHASTSSADLSTAIGCLRGSCAERIRDLLLIAYENTANDRKTRELLRLSVAEGARLPEMVDCRHELFIAPTLAALTALVKEGVKSGELRQDTAADTPDVLASSIFQVAAWRLMFADRKPIDGKALMESHIDLVMHGLVQHSGRMA; encoded by the coding sequence ATGAAACGAGCTGGAAAGAAAACATCGCGGGCGGAACGGAAGGCGCGGCGTCCCCATGAAATACTGGAGGCCGCGTTCGAGGAGTTTGCGGCAAAAGGTTATGCGGCAACGCGAGTTGAAGACATCGCAACTCGACTGCGGGTAACAAAGGGAACGGTCTACCTCTATTTCCCGACCAAAGACGTTCTTTTCCAGGAGATGTTTCGCCACGCGTCGACGTCATCCGCAGACCTGTCGACCGCCATCGGCTGCCTCCGGGGATCCTGCGCGGAGCGGATCCGCGACCTGCTGCTTATCGCTTATGAAAACACGGCCAACGACCGAAAGACGAGAGAACTCCTGCGCTTGTCCGTCGCCGAAGGAGCTCGTCTTCCCGAAATGGTCGATTGCCGTCATGAGCTATTCATCGCACCGACGCTTGCAGCCCTCACGGCATTGGTCAAAGAAGGCGTGAAATCGGGAGAGTTGAGACAAGATACGGCGGCCGACACGCCTGACGTGCTCGCGAGCTCGATTTTTCAGGTTGCCGCCTGGCGTCTGATGTTTGCGGATCGAAAGCCGATCGACGGCAAGGCGCTTATGGAGTCGCACATTGACCTTGTCATGCACGGACTCGTGCAGCATTCGGGACGAATGGCCTGA
- a CDS encoding DUF2092 domain-containing protein, producing the protein MEVCNGLQRAFTKARRPSVAANRSVDGGVHAVTAMRHAIQTAALGMFVGFAALPTARADEPTPPVKPAISDEAATAVSQMGKTLLARDMTITARTISIYLDQSGQPLHIFHTMKITVRRPDRIVVEFTGDDGKHDLFYDGKAASVFFPDSKQYATIPASGDIPSALNEVATKLDVDFPLGALFADFPDKVLLGDALAAWQVGTATVDGVECGHLFFSQKSGIDLELWVEKNAAATPHRLVVTYPLLQGQPSFVAEFTSWKTQPPLSDSEFTFEPPADVKKIDLTPAVASGTKGSK; encoded by the coding sequence ATGGAAGTCTGTAATGGTTTGCAGCGGGCCTTCACGAAGGCCCGGCGACCTTCGGTGGCCGCGAACCGCTCTGTCGACGGAGGCGTGCATGCAGTGACTGCGATGCGGCATGCCATCCAAACTGCCGCGCTCGGCATGTTCGTAGGATTCGCTGCGCTGCCGACAGCTCGAGCGGATGAGCCGACCCCGCCGGTAAAACCGGCGATCAGCGACGAGGCCGCGACCGCCGTTTCGCAGATGGGAAAGACGCTACTTGCCAGGGACATGACGATCACGGCGAGAACGATCAGCATTTACTTGGATCAGTCAGGACAACCGCTTCACATCTTCCATACGATGAAAATCACCGTGCGCCGTCCCGACCGGATTGTCGTCGAGTTTACCGGCGATGACGGCAAGCACGATCTGTTCTACGACGGCAAAGCGGCATCGGTCTTCTTTCCCGACAGCAAGCAATACGCAACGATCCCGGCATCGGGCGACATACCATCTGCGCTCAACGAGGTGGCAACCAAGCTGGACGTCGATTTTCCGCTCGGCGCCCTTTTTGCAGACTTTCCAGACAAGGTCCTGTTGGGTGATGCCTTGGCCGCCTGGCAGGTGGGAACGGCTACTGTCGACGGCGTCGAGTGCGGGCATCTGTTTTTCTCTCAGAAGTCCGGCATCGATCTGGAATTGTGGGTCGAGAAGAATGCCGCGGCGACGCCGCATCGTCTGGTCGTCACCTACCCGTTGCTGCAGGGCCAACCAAGTTTCGTCGCCGAATTCACCAGCTGGAAGACCCAACCCCCTCTGTCCGACTCCGAATTCACCTTTGAACCTCCCGCCGATGTGAAAAAGATCGACCTGACACCAGCCGTCGCATCGGGAACGAAAGGAAGCAAGTGA
- a CDS encoding acetoacetate decarboxylase — protein sequence MKIAAVRENAFAMPLNNPAYPRPPYKFYSREFVVINYRTDPETLRALVPEPLEVIGDTVAYEFIRMPDSTGFGDYTETGQVIPVRFTTPSGKVQEGSYVHAMYLDDNSPIAGGREIWGFPKKLATPKLSHEQETLVGTLHYGSVLCVMATMGYKHRELPLEPLAKAMAKPAFVLKVIPHVDGSPRICELVRYYLEDVTLKGAWAGPAALQLFEHAMCDVARLPVREVTSASHYVADLTLGLGEVVFDYLQND from the coding sequence ATGAAGATCGCCGCAGTCCGCGAAAATGCCTTCGCGATGCCGCTCAACAACCCGGCCTATCCGAGGCCACCCTACAAGTTCTACAGCCGCGAATTTGTCGTCATCAACTACCGGACCGATCCGGAGACCCTGCGCGCCCTCGTGCCGGAACCGCTGGAAGTGATCGGCGACACCGTCGCCTATGAATTCATCCGCATGCCGGATTCGACCGGCTTCGGCGACTATACGGAAACCGGGCAGGTCATTCCGGTGCGCTTCACGACGCCATCGGGCAAGGTGCAGGAAGGCAGCTACGTGCATGCCATGTATCTTGACGACAACTCTCCGATCGCCGGCGGCCGTGAGATCTGGGGCTTTCCGAAGAAGCTGGCGACACCGAAGCTGTCGCACGAGCAGGAGACGCTCGTCGGGACGCTCCACTACGGCTCGGTTTTGTGCGTCATGGCGACCATGGGCTACAAGCATCGCGAGCTCCCGCTGGAGCCGCTGGCAAAGGCGATGGCGAAGCCCGCCTTCGTGCTGAAGGTCATCCCACACGTCGACGGTTCGCCCCGGATTTGCGAACTCGTGCGCTACTATCTCGAGGATGTGACCCTGAAGGGCGCATGGGCCGGGCCGGCAGCCCTGCAATTGTTCGAACACGCAATGTGCGACGTCGCGCGTCTACCCGTGCGCGAGGTCACCTCGGCCAGCCATTACGTCGCCGACCTGACGCTCGGCCTCGGCGAGGTCGTATTCGACTACCTCCAAAACGACTGA
- a CDS encoding patatin-like phospholipase family protein, producing the protein MAAQHPVKNKTHRIPERPPFERIALLLQGGGALGSYQAGVYQALAEAGLHPDWVAGISIGAINSALIAGNPPERRVEALRNFWETVTAPAHGFPTLFSAMLGAMGLQGDFARGLLNQAHAFATLMDGAAGFFTPRPVPPFFSSAGSIEAESFYDVTPLKATLERLVDFDRINTGAMRFSVGAVNVRTGNFEYFDTTTHAIRPEHIMASGALPPGFPATRIDGECYWDGGLISNTPLQWVLDNSPRQDTLAFQVDLWSASGEFPRDLLGIELRQKDIRFSSRTRAATDHFKTQQRLRRALGHLVELVPQDALLQADPEIKLLVDQADEKVYNIVQLIYRAKKYEASSKDYEFSRLTMEEHWASGYNDALRTLRHPEVLQRPGTSDGVAIFDFD; encoded by the coding sequence ATGGCCGCTCAACATCCCGTCAAAAACAAGACGCACCGTATACCGGAGCGTCCGCCATTCGAGCGTATCGCGCTGTTGTTGCAAGGCGGAGGAGCGCTCGGCTCATATCAGGCCGGCGTCTATCAAGCATTGGCCGAAGCCGGTCTGCATCCTGACTGGGTCGCCGGCATCTCCATCGGTGCCATCAACAGTGCCCTGATTGCGGGCAATCCGCCTGAAAGACGAGTGGAGGCGCTCCGGAACTTTTGGGAGACGGTAACCGCCCCGGCTCACGGGTTTCCCACTCTGTTTTCGGCGATGCTGGGGGCGATGGGGCTCCAGGGTGATTTCGCGCGTGGCCTGCTCAATCAGGCACATGCCTTCGCCACCCTTATGGACGGCGCCGCAGGCTTCTTCACGCCCCGTCCGGTGCCACCTTTCTTTTCATCCGCCGGCAGCATCGAGGCGGAAAGCTTCTACGACGTCACACCGCTGAAGGCGACGCTGGAACGGCTGGTGGACTTCGACCGCATCAATACTGGGGCCATGCGTTTCAGCGTCGGCGCCGTCAACGTGCGCACCGGCAACTTCGAGTACTTCGACACTACGACCCACGCTATCCGTCCCGAACATATCATGGCGAGCGGCGCCCTGCCGCCTGGCTTCCCGGCGACGAGGATCGACGGCGAGTGTTACTGGGACGGCGGCCTCATATCGAACACGCCGCTGCAATGGGTCCTCGACAACTCACCGCGCCAGGACACGCTGGCCTTTCAGGTCGATCTCTGGAGCGCGAGTGGCGAGTTCCCGCGTGACCTCCTCGGAATCGAACTGCGGCAGAAGGATATCCGCTTCTCGAGCCGCACGCGCGCGGCGACCGACCATTTCAAGACGCAGCAGCGGCTGCGCCGCGCACTCGGCCATCTCGTGGAGCTCGTCCCGCAGGACGCGCTGCTGCAAGCCGATCCGGAGATCAAGCTGCTCGTCGATCAGGCCGACGAGAAGGTCTACAACATCGTACAGCTCATATATCGCGCCAAAAAATACGAAGCGAGCTCCAAGGATTACGAGTTCTCCCGGCTGACGATGGAGGAGCACTGGGCCTCCGGCTACAACGACGCCCTTCGGACACTGCGCCACCCCGAGGTGCTGCAGAGGCCTGGCACGTCCGACGGCGTCGCCATTTTCGACTTCGATTGA
- a CDS encoding trifunctional serine/threonine-protein kinase/ATP-binding protein/sensor histidine kinase: MEVLWEDGDRVFRRERRRGSDGKWNQVLVVLSALEYPTPSSLGRLEHEYGLKDELDGAWAVRPLELVHEGSRTMLVLEDPGSEPLARRLGTAMETKLFLRLAIGIAAALGKAHQRGLVHKDIKPANILVTDRSAEVRLTGFGIASRLSRERQAPEPPEVVAGTLAYMAPEQTGRMNRSIDSRSDLYALGVTLYEMLTGSLPFAASDPMEWVHCHIARQPVPPNERAANVSPAVSAIVMKLLAKTAEERYQTAGGVEHDLSHCLSQWEIQCRIDAFPLGERDIPDRLLVPEKLYGREHEVETLLTAFDRVVLSGAPELVLVSGYSGIGKSAVVNELHKVLVPPRGLFASGKFDQYKQDIPYATLAQAFQGLLKGLLAKSEADLATWREALSETLGPNGQLMVDLVPELKLIIGDQPPVAELPPQDAQRRFQLTLRRFISVFARPEHPLALFLDDLQWLDAATLDLLEDLLTRSDPQQLMLIGAYRDNEVTAAHPLMRKLDAIKTAGGKVAEITLAPLTKDYLRQLIADALHCQPDRAAPLAQMMHDKTGGNPFFVRQFLFSLAEEGMLTFDHHAASWSWDLERIHAKGYTDNVVDLMVGKLARLPPDTREALQQFACLGSIANTRMLSLVLGIPEEQVPGALWPAVAHELLERLAGAYRFVHDRVQESAYSLIPEERRGELHLRIGRLLAANTAPELIDDYVFEIVSQLNRGATLITSTEEREQLAEFNLLAGKRAKASTAYASALNYFVAGTILLSGDAWERQHQLAFALELNRAECEFLLGALAAAEERLAELSNFAACSDDQASVACLRIDLYAALGQTSRSAAVGLDYLRQYLGIDWSPHPPDEQVRREYDRIWSQLGSRAITELIDLPLMSDPASSATLDILTRLVGAVWHTDANLACMAICLAVNRSLERGNSDGSCYQYVSLGYIAGPRFGDYEAGYLFGQLGCQLVEKHDLKRFQARIYKDFAAHVIPWTRHVRIGRDMLRRALEIADQSGDLTFAGYSYASLNSNLLAAGDPLLEVQRQAEIGLTFAQKVRFQFVIDLASAQLGLVRTLRGLTRKFGSFDDDGFDELETERRFSENPNLAETCYFVRKLQARFFAGDYEAAVDASLRAQRLPWTSVSHFEETPEHHFYGALARAACCDYAVVDQRARHMEALVAHHRQLQIYAKNCPENFENRAALVGAEIARLEGREIDAVRLYEQAIRSARANGFIHHEALAYELAARFYAQGGFEDFTRLYLRNARGCYLRWGADGKVRQLDQLYPDLRGEERAPAPTSTIGAPVEQLDLATVIKISQAVSGEIVLQKLIDTVLRTALEQAGAERGLLILPGDGESRVTAEATTGGETVVVQMRDEIVTAITLPQSLLHYVLRTNESVVLDDASAQNPFSADPYICQHHARSILCVPLFNQGQLTGVLYLENNLAPRVFAPARIAVLKLLASQAAISLENTRLYRDLAEREAKIRRLVKANIIGIVIWDIEGRILEANDAFLRMVGYDREDLASGRLCWTDLTPVEWRDRDARTVAELKMIGAVQPFEKEYFRKDGSRLPVLIGGALLEESRNEGVSFVLDLTERRRAEEALRESEEALREAQAQLAHANRVATMGQLTASIAHEVNQPLAASLTNAQAALRWLGSHPPNLEEVAQALARIVENANRAGDVIGRIRALVKKEPPRKAQFDLNEAIRHVIALTGSEVLRQGVTLQTEFATSLPSVQGDRVQLQQVILNLIMNAIEAMSCVGEEERELLISTETEASGGVVVGVRDSGPGLDQQAMGRLFEAFYTTKSSGMGMGLAICSSIIEAHGGRMWATANEPRGAVFRFTLPLKRDEAAGATHADQMAMLGNQ, from the coding sequence TTGGAGGTTCTTTGGGAGGACGGTGATCGCGTGTTCCGCCGGGAACGGCGCCGGGGTTCCGACGGCAAGTGGAACCAGGTCCTGGTCGTGCTTTCGGCCCTTGAGTACCCGACACCTTCAAGCCTCGGCCGCCTCGAGCATGAATACGGATTGAAGGATGAGCTCGATGGCGCATGGGCGGTGCGACCGCTTGAGTTGGTGCACGAAGGCAGCCGGACCATGCTGGTGCTTGAAGATCCGGGCAGCGAGCCGCTCGCCCGGCGACTCGGAACGGCAATGGAAACCAAGCTTTTCTTGCGCCTCGCGATCGGCATCGCCGCTGCGCTCGGCAAGGCCCACCAGCGCGGCCTCGTCCACAAGGACATCAAACCAGCCAATATTCTGGTAACGGACAGGAGCGCCGAGGTGCGGCTCACCGGCTTCGGCATCGCCTCGCGCCTCTCCCGCGAGCGGCAGGCGCCCGAGCCGCCCGAAGTGGTCGCCGGAACGCTTGCCTATATGGCCCCGGAGCAGACCGGGCGCATGAACCGCTCGATCGACTCCCGCAGCGACCTTTATGCACTCGGCGTGACCCTCTACGAAATGCTGACCGGGAGCCTGCCCTTCGCCGCTTCCGACCCGATGGAATGGGTGCATTGCCACATTGCACGGCAGCCGGTGCCGCCCAACGAGCGGGCAGCGAATGTTTCGCCGGCAGTCTCGGCCATCGTCATGAAGCTGCTCGCCAAGACGGCCGAGGAACGATACCAGACGGCAGGCGGCGTCGAGCACGATCTGAGCCACTGTCTCAGCCAATGGGAAATCCAGTGCCGGATTGACGCATTCCCACTCGGCGAACGCGATATCCCGGACCGCCTGCTGGTTCCTGAGAAGCTATACGGGCGGGAACACGAGGTCGAGACCTTGCTCACTGCCTTCGACCGCGTGGTGTTGAGCGGGGCGCCGGAGTTGGTGCTGGTCTCTGGCTATTCCGGCATCGGCAAGTCGGCGGTGGTCAATGAACTTCACAAAGTACTGGTGCCGCCGCGCGGGCTGTTCGCGTCAGGCAAATTCGATCAGTACAAGCAGGACATCCCCTATGCGACCCTGGCGCAGGCCTTTCAGGGCCTGCTCAAGGGGCTCCTCGCGAAGAGCGAGGCCGATTTGGCAACGTGGCGCGAGGCGCTGAGCGAGACGCTGGGACCGAACGGACAGCTGATGGTCGATCTCGTCCCCGAACTGAAGCTCATCATCGGCGACCAGCCGCCGGTCGCTGAACTTCCGCCACAGGACGCGCAACGGCGATTCCAGCTGACACTCCGGCGGTTCATCAGCGTCTTTGCCCGACCCGAACATCCGCTGGCGCTGTTCCTCGACGATCTCCAATGGCTCGACGCAGCGACGCTCGACCTGCTGGAGGATCTGCTGACCCGGTCGGATCCACAGCAGCTCATGCTGATCGGCGCCTATCGCGACAACGAAGTCACCGCCGCCCATCCGCTGATGCGGAAGCTTGATGCGATCAAGACCGCCGGCGGCAAGGTCGCGGAGATCACGCTTGCGCCGCTTACTAAAGACTATCTCCGGCAGTTGATTGCGGATGCGCTCCACTGTCAGCCCGATCGTGCAGCCCCGCTCGCACAAATGATGCACGACAAGACCGGCGGCAATCCGTTCTTCGTCCGTCAGTTCCTGTTTTCGCTCGCCGAAGAGGGGATGCTCACCTTCGATCATCACGCGGCATCCTGGTCCTGGGATCTCGAGCGCATTCATGCCAAGGGATACACCGACAACGTCGTGGACCTCATGGTCGGCAAGCTCGCGCGGCTGCCGCCCGATACGCGGGAGGCGTTGCAGCAGTTCGCCTGTCTTGGAAGCATCGCAAATACCAGGATGCTTTCACTCGTGCTCGGGATCCCGGAGGAGCAAGTCCCCGGGGCCCTGTGGCCTGCCGTCGCTCATGAACTGCTCGAGCGTCTGGCAGGCGCCTACCGGTTCGTCCACGATCGCGTTCAGGAATCCGCATATTCGCTGATCCCGGAGGAGCGACGCGGCGAGTTGCACCTTCGTATAGGGAGACTGCTTGCGGCGAACACTGCGCCGGAGCTGATTGACGATTACGTTTTCGAGATTGTCAGCCAGCTCAATCGCGGAGCCACACTGATCACCTCAACTGAGGAGCGCGAGCAACTGGCCGAATTCAATCTGCTGGCCGGCAAGCGCGCCAAGGCCTCGACGGCATACGCCTCGGCGCTCAACTATTTTGTTGCCGGCACGATACTGCTTTCGGGAGACGCCTGGGAGCGCCAGCACCAACTGGCGTTCGCGCTTGAGCTGAACCGAGCCGAATGCGAGTTCCTCCTTGGCGCGCTGGCGGCCGCGGAGGAGCGGTTAGCAGAGCTTTCCAATTTTGCTGCCTGCTCCGACGACCAGGCCTCTGTCGCCTGCCTGCGCATCGATCTCTATGCTGCGCTCGGTCAGACCAGTCGCTCCGCCGCAGTCGGTCTCGACTACCTGAGGCAGTATCTCGGCATCGACTGGTCGCCGCATCCCCCCGACGAGCAGGTTCGGCGCGAATACGACCGGATCTGGTCGCAACTCGGGAGCCGCGCGATCACTGAGCTCATTGATCTACCGTTGATGAGCGACCCAGCATCCTCCGCGACGCTGGATATTCTCACCCGGCTCGTTGGGGCGGTATGGCATACCGACGCGAACCTGGCATGCATGGCAATCTGCCTGGCCGTGAATCGGAGCCTCGAGCGCGGCAACAGCGACGGCTCCTGCTACCAGTATGTGTCGCTTGGCTATATTGCCGGGCCGCGCTTCGGCGACTATGAGGCCGGATACCTCTTCGGTCAGCTAGGCTGCCAACTGGTCGAAAAGCACGACCTGAAGCGCTTTCAGGCCAGGATTTACAAAGACTTCGCGGCTCACGTCATACCGTGGACGAGACATGTCCGAATCGGCCGCGACATGTTGCGGCGAGCGCTTGAAATTGCCGACCAGAGCGGCGACCTCACGTTTGCCGGATACAGCTATGCCAGTTTGAATTCGAACCTGCTGGCGGCGGGAGATCCGCTTCTGGAAGTGCAACGCCAAGCGGAGATTGGCCTCACATTTGCGCAAAAGGTGCGGTTCCAGTTCGTCATAGACCTCGCCAGCGCGCAGCTCGGGCTCGTCCGGACGCTGCGGGGGTTGACCCGGAAATTCGGCTCCTTTGACGACGACGGATTTGACGAACTTGAGACCGAACGCCGGTTTTCCGAAAATCCGAATCTTGCGGAAACCTGCTACTTTGTCAGAAAACTCCAAGCGCGGTTCTTTGCGGGCGACTATGAGGCGGCGGTCGATGCGTCATTGCGAGCGCAGAGGCTACCATGGACATCGGTGTCGCATTTCGAAGAAACGCCGGAGCATCATTTCTACGGTGCCTTGGCCCGCGCCGCATGCTGCGACTATGCTGTGGTTGACCAGCGGGCGCGGCATATGGAGGCTCTGGTTGCACACCACCGACAGCTTCAGATCTATGCGAAGAATTGCCCGGAGAACTTCGAAAACCGAGCCGCGCTGGTCGGCGCCGAGATAGCACGCCTTGAAGGCCGCGAAATCGATGCCGTGCGTCTTTACGAACAAGCGATCCGCTCGGCGCGCGCAAACGGCTTCATTCATCATGAAGCCCTCGCATATGAACTCGCCGCCCGCTTTTATGCGCAGGGAGGCTTCGAGGACTTTACTCGTCTCTATCTCCGCAACGCGCGTGGCTGCTATCTGCGCTGGGGCGCCGACGGCAAGGTGCGGCAACTCGACCAACTCTATCCTGACCTGAGAGGGGAAGAACGCGCTCCCGCTCCAACAAGCACCATTGGTGCACCGGTCGAGCAACTCGATCTCGCAACCGTTATCAAAATCTCGCAAGCCGTGTCGGGCGAGATTGTCCTTCAAAAGCTGATCGACACGGTCTTGCGCACCGCCCTTGAGCAGGCGGGCGCCGAGCGCGGCCTGTTGATCCTGCCGGGTGACGGTGAGTCACGGGTCACGGCGGAGGCCACGACTGGCGGCGAAACGGTCGTGGTGCAGATGCGTGACGAGATCGTGACAGCGATCACGCTGCCGCAATCGCTCCTTCATTATGTCTTGCGCACAAACGAAAGCGTAGTTCTCGACGACGCCTCGGCTCAGAATCCATTTTCCGCGGACCCCTATATTTGTCAGCACCATGCTCGTTCCATTCTCTGTGTGCCGTTGTTCAATCAGGGCCAACTGACCGGGGTACTCTATCTTGAGAACAACCTCGCCCCTCGGGTCTTCGCGCCGGCCCGGATCGCGGTGCTGAAGCTGCTCGCCTCTCAGGCAGCGATCTCACTGGAGAATACCCGGTTGTACCGCGATCTCGCTGAACGCGAAGCCAAGATCCGTCGCCTCGTCAAGGCCAACATCATCGGGATCGTCATCTGGGATATCGAAGGTCGCATTCTTGAGGCCAACGACGCGTTCCTCCGCATGGTGGGATACGACCGAGAGGATCTTGCCTCGGGTCGGCTGTGCTGGACGGACCTGACGCCGGTCGAATGGCGCGACCGCGACGCGCGGACCGTCGCAGAGTTGAAGATGATCGGGGCAGTCCAACCGTTCGAGAAAGAGTACTTTCGGAAAGATGGCAGCCGTCTGCCCGTGCTGATCGGCGGCGCACTGTTAGAAGAAAGCAGGAATGAAGGTGTCTCTTTCGTCCTCGATTTGACGGAGCGCCGGCGGGCCGAAGAGGCGTTACGGGAGAGCGAGGAAGCCTTGCGCGAGGCGCAGGCGCAACTGGCCCACGCAAACCGCGTCGCCACAATGGGGCAGCTCACGGCCTCCATCGCCCATGAAGTCAATCAGCCGCTCGCCGCGTCGCTCACCAACGCCCAGGCGGCCTTGCGCTGGCTCGGTAGCCATCCGCCGAATCTGGAGGAGGTGGCACAGGCGCTCGCCCGGATCGTCGAGAACGCCAATCGAGCCGGCGATGTCATTGGCCGGATCCGTGCCTTGGTTAAGAAGGAGCCCCCTCGCAAGGCGCAGTTCGACCTCAATGAAGCCATTCGTCACGTGATTGCCTTGACCGGCAGTGAAGTGCTCCGGCAAGGCGTCACGCTGCAGACCGAATTCGCGACGAGCCTCCCGTCCGTGCAAGGAGATCGCGTCCAGCTGCAACAGGTGATCCTAAACCTGATCATGAACGCCATCGAGGCGATGAGCTGCGTTGGTGAGGAAGAGCGCGAGTTGCTGATCAGCACCGAGACAGAGGCCTCGGGAGGCGTGGTCGTCGGGGTGCGCGACTCGGGTCCGGGCCTGGACCAGCAGGCTATGGGCCGTCTTTTTGAGGCCTTTTACACGACCAAATCCAGCGGCATGGGTATGGGCCTGGCGATCTGCAGTTCGATCATCGAGGCTCACGGGGGCCGGATGTGGGCCACCGCTAATGAACCTCGTGGGGCTGTGTTTCGGTTCACCCTGCCTCTCAAACGAGACGAAGCCGCTGGCGCAACGCATGCCGACCAAATGGCAATGTTGGGAAACCAATAG
- a CDS encoding 3-hydroxybutyrate dehydrogenase has product MSRFDGRVAIITGAASGIGKEIALRFATEGGIPVIADLNLDAANATAAEIKEKGGDAFAVAMNVADEEQVEKAVGEVIAKFGKIDVLVSNAGIQIVKPLVDFPFADWRKLLSIHLDGAFLTTRACLKHMYAANYGRVIYMGSVHSKEASKLKGPYVTAKHGLIGLAKVLAKEGAEHNVTANVVCPGFVRTPLVDKQIPEQARELGISEEQVVKTVMLKDTVDGKFTSTDDVADAVLYFAAARSNAVTGQSLVVSHGWFMQ; this is encoded by the coding sequence ATGTCTCGATTTGATGGAAGAGTAGCGATTATCACCGGAGCCGCGAGCGGCATCGGCAAGGAAATCGCGCTTCGCTTCGCAACCGAAGGCGGCATTCCCGTGATCGCCGACCTCAATCTCGACGCCGCCAACGCAACGGCCGCCGAGATCAAGGAGAAGGGCGGCGATGCCTTCGCCGTGGCGATGAACGTTGCCGACGAAGAGCAGGTGGAAAAGGCCGTTGGCGAGGTGATCGCCAAGTTCGGCAAGATCGACGTGCTGGTCAGCAACGCCGGCATCCAGATCGTCAAGCCGCTGGTCGACTTTCCCTTTGCGGACTGGAGAAAGCTGCTTTCGATCCATCTCGACGGCGCCTTTCTGACCACTCGCGCCTGCCTCAAGCACATGTATGCCGCCAATTACGGCCGGGTGATTTACATGGGCTCCGTGCACTCCAAGGAAGCCTCGAAGTTGAAAGGCCCCTATGTCACGGCCAAGCACGGACTGATCGGACTGGCCAAGGTACTGGCAAAGGAAGGGGCCGAACACAACGTCACGGCCAACGTGGTCTGCCCCGGCTTCGTGCGCACGCCGCTCGTCGACAAACAGATCCCCGAGCAGGCGCGGGAGCTCGGCATCAGCGAGGAGCAGGTGGTCAAGACGGTGATGCTCAAGGACACGGTCGACGGCAAGTTTACCAGCACCGATGACGTGGCCGACGCTGTTCTCTATTTCGCGGCGGCCAGGTCCAATGCCGTGACCGGTCAGTCGCTGGTCGTGAGCCACGGCTGGTTCATGCAGTAG